A stretch of Corvus hawaiiensis isolate bCorHaw1 chromosome 8, bCorHaw1.pri.cur, whole genome shotgun sequence DNA encodes these proteins:
- the COMTD1 gene encoding catechol O-methyltransferase domain-containing protein 1 codes for MPLPSVPKEVAVGTAMLGVAFATGMLAGKRYPSLVFGTPKSSTSGMIGKSSPLRQYILDHSLREHPILKKLRLLTADHPWGRMMVSCEQAQLMANLVKLIKAKKVIEIGVFTGYNALNMALVLPDNGRVIACDINEDYAKIGRPLWKEAGVEHKIDLRIKPAIQTLDELLASGEAETFDFAFIDADKESYNEYYEKCLRLVKKGGIIAIDNVFWNGKVLKPRKDDLAAQRIHRLNEKLLRDARINISMLPIGDGVTLAFKL; via the exons ATGCCGCTTCCCAGCGTGCCCAAAGAAGTGGCCGTCGGGACGGCGATGCTGGGGGTCGCCTTTGCTACGGGTATGCTTGCAG GTAAAAGATACCCTTCTTTAGTTTTTGGGACACCCAAATCATCCACGAGTGGGATGATTGGGAAAAGCAGTCCTCTCCGGCAATACATACTGGATCACTCTTTGCGGGAACATCCAATTCTAAAGAAGCTGCGTCTG CTTACTGCTGATCATCCCTGGGGCAGAATGATGGTGTCCTGCGAGCAGGCTCAGCTTATGGCAAATTTGGTCAAGCTCATTAAAGCCAAGAAAGTTATTGAAATAG GTGTTTTCACAGGTTATAATGCCTTGAATATGGCACTTGTCCTGCCAGATAATGGCCGAGTTATTGCCTGTGATATAAATGAGGACTATGCCAAAATTGGAAGGCCACTGTGGAAGGAG GCAGGAGTAGAGCATAAAATTGATCTGCGGATTAAGCCAGCAATTCAAACGCTTG atgaactgttggccagtggaGAAGCGGAAACCTTTGACTTTGCTTTCATTGATGCGGATAAAGAAAGCTACAATGAGTACTATGAAAAATGCTTGCGCCTCGTAAAGAAAGGGGGAATAATAGCTATCGATAAT GTCTTTTGGAATGGAAAGGTGTTAAAACCAAGGAAGGATGACTTGGCAGCGCAGCGCATCCACCGCCTCAATGAGAAGCTTCTCAGAGATGCACGCATCAATATCAGCATGCTCCCAATAGGGGATGGAGTCACATTAGCATTCAAGTTGTAA